Proteins found in one Muntiacus reevesi chromosome 2, mMunRee1.1, whole genome shotgun sequence genomic segment:
- the ZKSCAN5 gene encoding zinc finger protein with KRAB and SCAN domains 5 isoform X3 — MQEVSEGVSSERELIIERLIKDDSWDSRWIKTWEYGGMLERQQGNQKKDLRQVIIKHKRNPMEDCTETGESSNPIKHQNIYSVKKPWKCSECGKSFSYYSAFILHQRIHTGEKPYVCTECGKAFTRSSSLNQHQRIHTGEKPYECNECGKAFSHRSALIQHHIIHTGEKPYECNECGKAFNQSTYLIQHHRIHTGEKPYKCKECGKPFNDTSSLIKHQRVHTGEKPYGCKECGKAFSDRSGLTQHQRTHTGEKPYECSECGKAFSYCSALIQHQGTHTGEKPYKCHECGKAFSDRSALIRHQRIHTGEKPYKCKECEKAFSQSSSLTKHLRTHTGEKPYKCNDCDKAFSQRSSLVQHQKIHAGEKCYKYKKCEKTFSMCSVFHQHGEIHDEYKSVN, encoded by the coding sequence ATGCAGGAAGTTTCTGAAGGAGTATCATCAGAAAGGGAGCTGATAATAGAAAGACTTATAAAGGATGATTCCTGGGACTCCAGATGGATAAAAACTTGGGAATATGGAGGCATGTTAGAAAGGCAGCAAGGAAATCAGAAGAAAGATTTAAGGCAAGTAATAATTAAGCACAAGAGAAACCCTATGGAGGATTGTACTGAAACAGGGGAAAGTTCAAACCCAATTAAACATCAGAACATCTACTCAGTGAAAAAGCCTTGGAAGTGCAGTGAGTGTGGCAAGTCCTTCAGCTACTACTCAGCTTTTATCCTACATCAGAGGattcacacaggagagaagccctatgtATGTACTGAATGTGGAAAGGCCTTCACCCGGAGCTCATCCCTTAACCAGCATCAGAgaatccacactggagagaaaccctatgagTGTAATGAATGTGGGAAGGCTTTCAGTCACCGTTCAGCCCTTATTCAACATCATATCATTCATACTGGAGAAAAGCCCTATGAGTGCAATGAATGTGGAAAGGCCTTCAACCAAAGCACGTACCTCATCCAGCACCATAGAatacacactggagagaaaccctataaaTGTAAAGAGTGTGGGAAACCTTTCAATGACACCTCCTCCCTTATTAAACATCAAAGGGTCCATACTGGAGAAAAGCCCTATGGGTGTAAAGAGTGTGGGAAGGCCTTTAGTGACAGGTCAGGCCTTACTCAACATCAGAGAACTcatacaggggagaagccctatgaatgTAGTGAATGTGGGAAGGCTTTCAGTTACTGTTCAGCTCTTATTCAACATCAAGGAACCCACACTGgggagaaaccttacaaatgtcatgaatgtgggaaagccttcagtgACCGCTCAGCTCTCATaagacatcagagaattcatactggagagaaaccttacaagtGTAAAGAATGTGAGAAAGCCTTCAGCCAGAGCTCATCCCTGACGAAGCATCTAAgaactcacactggagagaaaccatataaatgcaaTGATTGTGACAAAGCCTTTAGCCAGAGGTCTTCTCTTGTTCAACACCAGAAAATTCATGCAGGAGAAAAATGCTACAAATATAAGAAATGTGAGAAAACTTTCAGTATGTGTTCAGTCTTTCATCAACATGGAGAAATTCATGATGAATATAAGTCAGTGAATTGA